In Bacillus sp. NP247, one DNA window encodes the following:
- the prsA gene encoding peptidylprolyl isomerase PrsA: protein MKKAMLALAATSVIALSACGTSSSDKIVTSKAGDITKEEFYNQMKTQAGKQVLNNMVMEKVLIKNYKVDEKEVDKKFDEMKKQVGDQFDTLMKQQGLKEETVKNGVRASLAQEQAIEKSITDKDLKAKYENYKQEIKASHILVKDEETAKKVKEELAQGKSFEELAKKYSEDPGSKEKGGDLGFFGPDKMVKEFDEAARKLKKDEVSEPVKTQHGYHIIKVTDTHADKTFDQAKADIKKEVVQEKTQDAQFMNDLMMKEIKKADVKVDDKDLKDLFEEPKADDKKDAKK from the coding sequence ATGAAGAAAGCTATGCTTGCCTTAGCCGCAACAAGTGTAATCGCATTATCAGCATGTGGAACATCATCATCAGACAAAATTGTTACATCTAAAGCTGGTGACATCACTAAAGAAGAGTTCTACAATCAAATGAAGACACAAGCTGGTAAACAAGTACTAAATAACATGGTTATGGAAAAAGTACTTATTAAAAACTACAAAGTCGATGAAAAAGAAGTAGACAAAAAGTTCGATGAAATGAAAAAGCAAGTCGGTGACCAATTCGATACACTAATGAAACAACAAGGTCTTAAAGAAGAAACAGTCAAAAATGGTGTTCGCGCTTCATTAGCTCAAGAACAAGCAATTGAAAAATCGATCACTGATAAAGACTTAAAAGCAAAATATGAAAACTATAAGCAAGAAATTAAAGCAAGCCATATTCTTGTAAAAGATGAAGAGACTGCCAAAAAAGTGAAAGAAGAACTTGCACAAGGTAAATCTTTCGAAGAGTTAGCGAAAAAGTACTCTGAAGATCCAGGTTCAAAAGAAAAAGGTGGCGACTTAGGATTCTTCGGACCAGATAAAATGGTTAAAGAATTCGATGAAGCTGCTCGTAAGCTGAAAAAAGACGAAGTAAGTGAACCAGTAAAAACACAGCATGGTTACCATATCATTAAAGTAACTGATACTCATGCTGACAAAACTTTCGATCAAGCAAAAGCTGACATCAAAAAAGAAGTAGTTCAAGAAAAAACACAAGACGCTCAATTTATGAACGATCTTATGATGAAAGAAATCAAAAAAGCTGACGTAAAAGTTGACGATAAAGATTTGAAAGATCTTTTCGAAGAACCAAAAGCTGACGATAAAAAAGACGCAAAGAAATAA
- a CDS encoding DUF1878 family protein yields MDVVRRLEQAEYYVDLLFKMIDEEKCPFYSLIIKKKARKKDIERILKLCEKLNEQYVVEKAEGLLLFDALLDQFEKALPHQLEVNETAEALAKQGLFVPLMNEFLRMIAKG; encoded by the coding sequence ATGGACGTTGTAAGAAGACTAGAACAAGCTGAATATTACGTAGACCTACTATTTAAAATGATTGATGAAGAAAAGTGTCCATTTTATTCTTTAATCATAAAGAAAAAAGCTCGTAAAAAAGACATTGAACGTATACTAAAACTTTGTGAAAAGCTGAACGAACAATATGTAGTGGAGAAAGCAGAAGGCCTTCTATTGTTTGATGCGCTGTTAGATCAATTTGAAAAAGCGCTTCCACATCAGCTCGAAGTAAACGAAACTGCGGAAGCGCTAGCAAAACAGGGTTTATTTGTGCCACTTATGAATGAATTCTTACGCATGATTGCGAAAGGATAA
- a CDS encoding HTH-type transcriptional regulator Hpr: protein MKSGEKDYSVKEAMIFSQRIAQLSKALWKCVEKDWQQWIKPYDLNINEHHILSIAYHLKGASISEIAKFGVMHVSTAFNFSKKLEERGYLVFSKKEDDKRNTYIEITDKGEELLLRLMEEYDPENNSVFNGALELRNFYGKFPENIELIAILRNIYGQDFIDIFEKSLENIEENFTETDQKLVKK, encoded by the coding sequence ATGAAAAGTGGAGAAAAAGATTACTCGGTAAAAGAAGCGATGATTTTCAGCCAACGTATTGCTCAATTATCAAAAGCGTTATGGAAATGCGTAGAGAAAGATTGGCAACAATGGATTAAACCTTATGATTTAAACATTAACGAGCATCATATTTTATCAATCGCTTATCATTTAAAAGGGGCTTCTATTTCTGAAATTGCTAAGTTTGGAGTTATGCACGTATCAACGGCGTTTAACTTCTCTAAAAAGTTAGAAGAACGCGGCTATCTTGTATTCTCTAAAAAAGAAGATGATAAACGAAATACGTACATTGAAATTACAGACAAAGGGGAAGAATTACTACTTCGCTTAATGGAGGAGTATGACCCTGAAAATAATTCTGTTTTTAATGGGGCACTTGAACTTCGTAATTTTTACGGTAAGTTCCCAGAAAATATCGAACTTATTGCGATCCTTCGCAATATTTACGGACAGGACTTCATCGATATTTTTGAGAAATCATTAGAGAATATTGAGGAGAACTTTACGGAGACCGATCAAAAATTAGTTAAGAAATAA
- a CDS encoding YtxH domain-containing protein translates to MSKAKSFITGVLCGGAVAGLAVLFSTPSSGKAMRGKLKEKGTDIKKTLADITADTKLLKRQIVETASEGKEVFQELKDDMHDTLSNWKQDISQNKRHIEKEILDIQKSIEKLQEAVPEKA, encoded by the coding sequence ATGTCAAAAGCTAAATCCTTTATTACAGGTGTACTTTGCGGCGGAGCAGTTGCTGGTCTAGCCGTTCTTTTCTCAACTCCTTCTTCTGGTAAAGCTATGCGTGGTAAGCTGAAAGAAAAAGGGACTGATATTAAAAAGACATTAGCTGATATTACAGCTGATACAAAGTTATTAAAGCGTCAAATCGTTGAAACTGCTTCAGAAGGTAAAGAAGTATTCCAAGAACTAAAAGACGATATGCATGACACTCTTTCTAACTGGAAACAAGATATTTCTCAAAACAAACGACATATTGAAAAAGAAATTTTAGACATTCAAAAGTCAATTGAGAAACTACAAGAAGCCGTTCCAGAAAAAGCGTAA
- a CDS encoding HIT family protein, which translates to MNHTADNCIFCKIIDGQIPCSKVYEDEHVLAFLDISQVTKGHTLVIPKVHKQDIFALTPEIASHIFAVVPKIANAMKAEFNPVGFNLLNNNGEKAGQTVFHFHLHLIPRYGENDGFGAVWKSHQNEYTMENLQNIASTIANSVK; encoded by the coding sequence ATGAATCATACAGCGGACAATTGTATTTTTTGTAAAATCATTGATGGGCAAATCCCTTGCTCAAAAGTATACGAAGATGAACATGTACTCGCATTTTTAGATATTAGTCAAGTAACAAAAGGACATACTCTTGTTATTCCGAAAGTACACAAACAAGACATTTTTGCGTTAACGCCAGAAATCGCATCACATATTTTTGCTGTCGTTCCAAAAATCGCAAATGCAATGAAAGCAGAATTTAATCCAGTTGGTTTCAACTTGCTTAACAATAACGGCGAGAAAGCTGGACAAACTGTATTCCACTTCCACCTTCATTTAATTCCACGCTACGGTGAAAACGATGGTTTCGGTGCTGTTTGGAAATCACACCAAAATGAATATACAATGGAAAATTTACAAAACATCGCAAGTACAATTGCAAATAGTGTGAAATAG
- the ecsA gene encoding ABC transporter ATP-binding protein EcsA: MSELLRVESVTGGYTKRPVLQNVSFSVNKGELVGLIGLNGAGKSTTIKHIIGLMEPKKGTVTINGKTIRDDMTAYRSSFSFIPETPVLYDELTLEEHLKLTAMAYGVDEKQYEERVGQLLQEFRMKNRLKWFPSHFSKGMKQKVMIMSAFLVEPSLYIVDEPFVGLDPLAIQSLLQMMDQMKKSGAGILMSTHILATAERYCDSFIILHQGEVRAMGTLSELQSGFNMPGATLDDIYIALTKEEDYE, from the coding sequence ATGAGCGAGTTATTGCGTGTAGAAAGTGTTACAGGAGGATATACGAAACGACCTGTACTGCAAAATGTTTCGTTCTCTGTTAATAAAGGCGAACTTGTCGGCTTAATCGGTTTAAATGGAGCTGGTAAAAGTACGACAATTAAACATATCATCGGTTTAATGGAGCCGAAAAAAGGAACTGTCACAATTAACGGAAAAACAATTCGTGATGATATGACAGCGTACCGTTCTAGTTTCTCCTTCATTCCAGAAACGCCAGTATTATATGATGAGTTAACGTTAGAAGAGCATTTAAAATTAACAGCGATGGCGTACGGTGTAGATGAAAAACAATATGAAGAACGCGTAGGACAATTATTACAAGAGTTTCGCATGAAAAATCGTTTGAAATGGTTTCCGTCTCATTTCTCAAAAGGGATGAAACAAAAAGTGATGATTATGAGTGCATTTTTAGTTGAACCATCACTTTACATTGTGGACGAACCTTTCGTTGGGCTTGATCCGTTAGCGATTCAATCACTCCTTCAAATGATGGATCAAATGAAAAAGAGCGGTGCGGGCATCTTAATGAGCACACATATTTTAGCGACGGCAGAGCGCTATTGTGATTCATTCATTATTTTGCATCAAGGTGAAGTGAGAGCGATGGGAACATTATCAGAACTTCAATCCGGATTTAATATGCCTGGTGCAACGTTAGATGATATTTATATTGCATTAACAAAGGAAGAAGATTATGAATAG
- a CDS encoding ABC transporter permease, producing MNSTALWKERFRHFLKEVRTYSKYVFNDHLKFIFVFIIGAGAYYYQQWLQTLTPSFPTAIVMAVLLGLVLTAGSIQTLLKEADLVYLLPVEEKLKPYFTKAFLFTFMIQLYIIAMVAAALAPLYFQQMKQTGAAYIWLVIAFVIVKAWNLFVAWEKSFLTDQSVQRADWFIRFILNGLFVYFLVERTSVIFTGVIVFLMVLYLAVMYQKVKGKPLNWEYLISEEGKKMMLLYRIANMFVDVPALKERVSRRKWLDFVLSMIGEKRTYLYLYTRTFLRSGNYFGLYVRLLALGGIILYFIPFLYGRFIVSLIFLYLIGYQLLTLWKHHRMKIWLDLYPVGGDEKKKDFLTLLNAILIIGSVVFTVIFALATKDFIMTGILFVVSILFSIGFVYQYGAKRIERLN from the coding sequence ATGAATAGCACAGCGTTATGGAAAGAACGATTTCGGCACTTTCTAAAAGAAGTTCGTACATATAGTAAATACGTATTTAATGATCATTTGAAATTTATTTTCGTATTTATCATCGGTGCAGGAGCGTATTATTACCAGCAATGGTTACAAACGTTAACACCTTCGTTCCCGACAGCGATTGTTATGGCAGTCTTACTGGGCCTTGTATTAACAGCTGGATCAATCCAAACGTTATTAAAAGAAGCAGACCTCGTTTATTTACTGCCAGTTGAAGAAAAGTTAAAGCCTTACTTTACAAAGGCATTTCTCTTTACGTTTATGATTCAGTTATACATAATCGCAATGGTAGCAGCTGCGCTTGCCCCGTTATATTTCCAGCAAATGAAACAAACAGGAGCGGCGTACATATGGCTTGTAATCGCGTTTGTCATTGTAAAGGCGTGGAATTTATTTGTAGCGTGGGAAAAATCATTTTTAACAGATCAAAGCGTTCAAAGAGCCGATTGGTTCATTCGTTTTATTTTAAACGGCTTATTTGTGTATTTCCTTGTAGAACGTACTTCAGTCATTTTTACTGGTGTAATTGTCTTTTTAATGGTTCTATACCTTGCTGTTATGTATCAAAAGGTGAAGGGAAAGCCACTGAACTGGGAGTATTTAATTTCTGAAGAAGGTAAAAAAATGATGCTGCTGTACCGCATTGCGAATATGTTCGTTGATGTACCAGCGTTAAAAGAGAGAGTATCACGCCGAAAATGGCTTGATTTCGTTCTTTCGATGATTGGTGAGAAACGTACATATTTATACTTATATACGAGAACATTTTTAAGGTCAGGTAACTATTTCGGATTATATGTGCGCCTGCTCGCTCTTGGCGGGATTATTCTTTACTTCATCCCATTTTTATATGGACGCTTTATCGTAAGTCTTATTTTCTTATACTTAATCGGCTATCAGCTATTAACCCTTTGGAAACATCACCGCATGAAAATTTGGCTTGATTTATATCCAGTAGGGGGAGATGAGAAGAAGAAAGATTTTCTTACTTTATTAAATGCGATTCTCATCATCGGTAGCGTTGTGTTTACAGTTATATTTGCACTTGCGACGAAAGATTTCATCATGACCGGCATTTTATTTGTAGTAAGCATATTATTTAGTATTGGTTTCGTTTATCAATACGGTGCGAAACGCATTGAGCGTTTAAACTGA
- the ecsC gene encoding ecs operon protein EcsC produces MITYEEKVIKELEQWKATFMKDSSMMTRFSKKVQTKVQQLVPAKVQKVLTETIRMMVQTISAGSNFIKPKLKETNWSLQRRDDEVRKKMDEYKKVAAAEGAGTGAGGILLGLADFPLLLTIKIKFLFDAATLYGFDTSKKEERLFILHVFQLAFSSDDHRKEVWKAIETWDTEEENHMDWEKFQTEYRDYIDLAKMLQLVPIIGAPVGAYANYQLLQRLGEVTMNCYRMRLLNRN; encoded by the coding sequence ATGATTACATATGAAGAGAAGGTTATAAAAGAATTGGAGCAGTGGAAAGCTACATTCATGAAGGATTCTTCTATGATGACACGGTTCTCTAAAAAAGTGCAGACGAAAGTGCAACAACTAGTGCCCGCGAAAGTGCAAAAGGTACTAACAGAAACGATTCGGATGATGGTGCAAACAATTAGTGCTGGATCAAACTTCATAAAACCGAAGCTAAAAGAAACGAACTGGTCACTGCAAAGACGAGATGATGAAGTACGTAAAAAAATGGATGAGTACAAAAAAGTCGCAGCGGCAGAAGGGGCTGGAACGGGAGCAGGTGGTATTCTCCTCGGTCTTGCTGATTTTCCGCTTCTACTTACCATTAAAATAAAATTTTTATTCGATGCAGCAACATTGTACGGATTCGATACGAGTAAAAAAGAAGAGCGCCTTTTTATCCTTCACGTTTTCCAACTTGCTTTTTCGAGTGATGATCACCGAAAAGAAGTATGGAAAGCAATCGAAACGTGGGATACAGAAGAAGAAAATCATATGGACTGGGAAAAGTTCCAAACAGAGTACCGAGACTATATTGATTTAGCGAAAATGCTGCAGCTCGTCCCGATCATCGGTGCCCCGGTCGGCGCGTATGCGAACTATCAATTACTGCAAAGGCTTGGGGAAGTGACGATGAATTGTTATCGTATGCGATTGCTGAATAGAAATTAA
- a CDS encoding (Fe-S)-binding protein: MKVSIFITCVADVFYPEVGKDVVEILEDLGCEVDFPKTQTCCGQPAYNSGYVKETKTAAKHMIEAFASSEYVVAPSGSCAMMVHEFSSLFSESEAEWKKKATELGNKTYEFTQFLVEVLGKEDLGAELHKKATVHTSCHMSRLMGIKEPPQKLLKCVKGLEVVSLPHNYDCCGFGGTFSVKMPEISEQMVEEKVKHIMETGAELLIGMDCSCLMNIKGRLTRNGYPIDVKHIAQVLNEDRK; encoded by the coding sequence ATGAAAGTATCAATATTTATTACTTGTGTTGCAGATGTTTTTTATCCAGAAGTAGGGAAAGATGTTGTGGAAATTCTTGAAGATTTAGGGTGTGAAGTTGATTTTCCAAAAACTCAAACTTGCTGCGGACAACCTGCTTATAATAGCGGGTATGTGAAAGAAACAAAAACAGCTGCAAAACATATGATTGAAGCCTTTGCTAGTTCAGAATATGTTGTGGCACCATCGGGGTCTTGCGCTATGATGGTTCACGAGTTTTCTAGCTTATTTTCTGAAAGTGAAGCAGAGTGGAAGAAAAAAGCTACTGAACTTGGAAATAAAACATATGAATTCACACAATTTCTTGTTGAAGTATTAGGAAAAGAAGACTTAGGTGCGGAGCTTCATAAAAAAGCAACTGTTCATACATCTTGTCATATGAGCCGATTAATGGGGATTAAGGAACCGCCGCAAAAATTATTAAAATGTGTAAAGGGACTGGAAGTTGTTTCACTGCCGCATAATTATGATTGCTGCGGATTTGGAGGGACATTCTCAGTGAAAATGCCAGAAATATCTGAGCAAATGGTTGAGGAAAAAGTAAAGCATATTATGGAAACCGGTGCGGAATTGTTAATTGGGATGGATTGTAGCTGCTTAATGAATATAAAAGGACGTTTAACACGTAATGGTTATCCAATTGATGTAAAACATATTGCTCAAGTATTAAATGAAGATCGAAAATAA
- a CDS encoding LutB/LldF family L-lactate oxidation iron-sulfur protein codes for MGMKIGNDPFHKRTETGIGDQFMRQAVRKAQDGLRIKKLKATESLGNWEEWRALGEEIRKHTLENLDYYLYELSENIEKNGGFVYFAKTAEDAREYVKEIVKKKNAKKIVKSKSMVTEEISLNEAIEEAGAEVLETDLAEFILQVNDHDPPSHIVVPCLHKDKEHICEIFKTKLNYTGTSDPTEMARFVRDYLRDDFFAADIGVTGCNFAVAESGSISIVANEGNARLTTTLPKTLITVMGMERIVPTWEELDVLVTLLCRSSVGQKLTSYITGLTEPGGTDGPEEFHLVIVDNGRSDIVGTEFQSVLQCIRCAACINVCPVYRHIGGHAYGSIYPGPIGAVLTPLLGGYDEYKDLPYASSLCGACTEACPVKIPLHDLLIKHRSRIVEEKQSPVAWNVAMKGFEKAVKSPRLFSFAAKSAPYALKPLAKGDKIERGIGPLKAWTDARDFPVPKKQPFREWFEKHVKENDDGNPKS; via the coding sequence ATGGGAATGAAAATTGGGAACGATCCCTTTCATAAGCGTACTGAAACAGGCATTGGAGATCAATTTATGCGACAGGCTGTCAGGAAAGCGCAAGATGGTCTTAGAATCAAGAAATTAAAAGCTACTGAGAGTCTTGGGAATTGGGAGGAATGGCGAGCTTTAGGAGAAGAAATTCGAAAGCATACATTAGAAAACCTTGATTATTATTTATATGAGCTGAGTGAAAATATTGAGAAAAACGGTGGTTTTGTTTATTTTGCAAAGACTGCAGAAGATGCAAGGGAATATGTAAAAGAGATTGTAAAAAAGAAAAATGCGAAAAAAATTGTGAAATCAAAATCTATGGTAACGGAAGAGATTAGTTTAAACGAAGCGATTGAAGAAGCTGGAGCGGAAGTGTTAGAAACAGATCTTGCTGAATTTATTCTACAAGTGAACGACCACGATCCTCCCTCGCATATTGTTGTTCCGTGTCTTCACAAAGATAAAGAACACATTTGTGAAATATTTAAAACAAAGTTAAATTACACTGGAACATCTGACCCTACGGAAATGGCGAGGTTTGTAAGAGATTATTTACGTGATGATTTTTTTGCAGCGGATATAGGGGTGACTGGATGTAACTTTGCTGTTGCAGAGTCTGGGTCAATTTCTATCGTAGCAAACGAAGGAAATGCAAGACTTACGACGACACTTCCGAAAACGTTAATTACAGTTATGGGGATGGAACGTATCGTTCCGACGTGGGAAGAGCTTGATGTTTTAGTAACACTGCTATGCCGAAGTTCTGTAGGACAAAAGTTAACAAGTTATATTACAGGGTTAACTGAGCCGGGCGGGACAGATGGACCTGAGGAATTTCATTTAGTCATTGTTGATAATGGCCGTTCTGATATTGTAGGAACAGAATTCCAAAGTGTCCTTCAGTGCATTCGTTGCGCGGCATGCATTAATGTGTGTCCTGTATACAGGCATATTGGTGGACATGCATATGGCTCTATTTATCCAGGACCAATTGGAGCTGTGTTGACACCGCTTTTAGGGGGATATGATGAATATAAGGATTTACCTTATGCATCTAGCCTTTGTGGTGCTTGTACAGAAGCGTGTCCAGTGAAAATCCCGTTACACGACTTATTAATTAAACATCGCAGCCGCATTGTAGAAGAAAAACAATCACCCGTAGCTTGGAACGTGGCTATGAAAGGTTTTGAAAAAGCGGTGAAGAGTCCTAGACTATTTTCTTTTGCAGCGAAGAGCGCTCCGTATGCATTAAAACCTCTTGCAAAAGGAGATAAGATCGAGCGCGGCATTGGGCCGTTAAAAGCTTGGACGGATGCGAGAGATTTTCCAGTTCCGAAAAAACAACCGTTTCGAGAGTGGTTTGAAAAACACGTAAAGGAGAACGATGATGGCAATCCAAAATCGTGA
- a CDS encoding lactate utilization protein C: MAIQNREEFLLQLSEKLGRKRPEAVKKPNWSVSPQWNVFDGLSQDELVLQLMEHCEVIHTEVKRTTKENLVETLGSFITDWNIKSAMYANDERFNEYGLTPLFNNEGTTHFRAWGLDDKEEDIAFAKAADLGITFSDMTLAESGTVVLFNDGLKGRHVSLLPESYIAIVPKSTIVPRLTQATKLIHDQSKAGENLPACVNFVSGPSNSADIEMNLVVGVHGPIRTAYIIVDDQ; the protein is encoded by the coding sequence ATGGCAATCCAAAATCGTGAGGAATTTTTACTCCAATTATCAGAAAAGCTTGGTAGGAAACGTCCAGAGGCAGTGAAAAAACCAAACTGGTCTGTTTCCCCGCAGTGGAATGTTTTTGACGGACTTTCGCAAGACGAACTTGTATTACAGTTAATGGAGCACTGTGAAGTAATTCATACAGAAGTGAAGCGAACAACAAAGGAAAATCTTGTTGAAACATTGGGGTCTTTTATAACAGATTGGAATATCAAATCTGCTATGTATGCGAATGATGAGCGCTTTAACGAGTATGGTCTTACTCCACTTTTCAACAATGAAGGCACAACACATTTTCGTGCATGGGGATTAGATGATAAAGAAGAGGACATAGCATTTGCGAAAGCTGCTGACCTTGGTATTACGTTCAGCGATATGACCCTGGCAGAATCGGGAACCGTTGTGCTTTTTAATGACGGGTTAAAAGGAAGGCATGTTAGTTTGCTTCCAGAGTCATATATTGCAATCGTTCCTAAAAGTACGATCGTACCAAGGTTAACCCAAGCTACAAAACTGATTCATGATCAAAGTAAAGCGGGAGAAAACCTGCCGGCTTGTGTGAACTTCGTTTCTGGTCCATCAAATAGCGCGGATATTGAAATGAACCTTGTCGTAGGTGTACATGGGCCGATCCGGACAGCGTATATTATTGTGGATGATCAATAA
- a CDS encoding YjcZ family sporulation protein — protein MGFGGKGGSGGGEAGQDGKGVSSGYILLIVLFIILVIVGVSYSGLGL, from the coding sequence ATGGGATTTGGCGGTAAAGGTGGTAGCGGCGGCGGTGAAGCTGGACAAGATGGTAAGGGCGTTAGTAGCGGCTATATATTACTCATTGTGCTCTTTATCATATTAGTCATAGTTGGAGTCAGCTACAGTGGACTTGGTCTTTAA
- a CDS encoding TetR/AcrR family transcriptional regulator produces MTKNLQTSQNIVEASFKLMAEHGIEKMSLSMIAKEVGISKPAIYYHFPSKEALIDFLFEEIFSGYQFVGYFDKDQYTKENFAEKLIADGLHMLSEYRGQEGILRVINEFIVSATRNEKYQKRLFEIQENFLNGFHDLLKQGVELGVVSENGTEENAHTLALVIDNMSNYILIGFQLKYKEIWIRNVKNVMKED; encoded by the coding sequence ATGACAAAGAATTTACAAACATCGCAGAACATTGTAGAGGCATCATTTAAATTAATGGCAGAGCACGGCATCGAGAAGATGAGTCTTTCAATGATTGCAAAAGAAGTTGGCATATCAAAGCCAGCTATTTATTATCATTTTCCATCTAAAGAAGCATTAATTGATTTTTTATTTGAAGAAATTTTTTCTGGATATCAATTCGTGGGTTACTTCGATAAAGACCAATATACGAAAGAAAACTTTGCAGAAAAATTAATTGCAGATGGTTTACATATGTTGTCGGAGTATAGAGGTCAAGAAGGTATATTACGCGTTATAAATGAATTCATCGTAAGTGCGACGCGAAATGAAAAGTATCAGAAGCGCTTATTTGAAATACAAGAAAATTTCTTAAATGGATTCCACGATTTATTGAAGCAAGGTGTGGAACTTGGTGTTGTGTCAGAAAATGGAACAGAAGAAAACGCGCATACGTTAGCGCTCGTTATTGATAATATGAGTAATTACATATTAATAGGATTCCAGTTAAAGTATAAAGAAATTTGGATTCGAAATGTGAAAAACGTAATGAAGGAGGACTAA
- a CDS encoding PH domain-containing protein, with translation MDPLKNEIHPDMVKVWKIRAVIEEGIGILVILVYLFLMIKFDWWAWILYVLIGLTVALAPFEYFVFPKLRQRYYSYQLNEEELEIQHGLFVVKRVLVPMIRVQHVTIEQGPIMRKHGLAELHISTAATSHSIPGLTMYEAEMLKTRIAELAKVSDEDV, from the coding sequence ATGGATCCATTGAAAAATGAAATTCATCCTGACATGGTTAAGGTGTGGAAAATTCGTGCTGTAATTGAAGAAGGGATAGGTATTCTCGTCATCCTAGTATACCTTTTCCTCATGATAAAGTTTGACTGGTGGGCGTGGATTTTGTATGTGCTGATCGGGTTAACAGTTGCACTTGCACCATTTGAGTACTTCGTATTCCCAAAACTTCGTCAGCGTTATTATAGCTACCAACTAAATGAAGAAGAACTTGAAATTCAGCACGGTCTTTTCGTTGTAAAGCGCGTATTAGTACCGATGATTCGTGTACAGCACGTAACGATTGAACAAGGGCCAATTATGAGAAAACATGGATTAGCAGAATTACATATTTCAACAGCGGCAACTTCTCATAGTATTCCAGGCTTAACGATGTATGAAGCGGAAATGTTAAAAACGAGAATCGCAGAATTAGCGAAAGTGAGTGATGAGGATGTATAA